The following proteins come from a genomic window of bacterium:
- a CDS encoding sigma-54-dependent Fis family transcriptional regulator, which translates to MNSFEHTILVADDEERTRKVIKINLKNKYRVILAQNGSEAIEYLKNEAIHLVLTDLRMPGQGGLELLQYVRQHHKHIPVIIVTAFGSVENAVQAMKMGAYDYILKPIKIAELQPLLEKALQYAQLLSENVQLKERLKKYEGFREIITANLKMQALLETLKQVAATPATVLIEGESGTGKQLVAASVHYKSARADNPFIEINCGAIPENLLESELFGHERGAFTGAIHTKKGKFELADKGTLFLDEIGELPLELQVKLLHVLENQKFTRVGGTQYIKTDARIVAATNRRLTEEVEQKRFRSDLYYRLKVVYLQIPPLRERKEDISLLVQSFTEKYNRLNANGQRNIEISDEALNILQSYNWPGNVRELENIIQQAIIFAKDGLITVNTLPPEIRENAIKPSLTKEELRDEKNRRTETIIRDIECSFLKRILSKTRGNITRAAEISGYDRRQIQNLTKKHDINAENFK; encoded by the coding sequence ATGAACTCGTTTGAGCATACTATTTTAGTTGCTGATGATGAAGAAAGAACACGCAAAGTTATAAAAATAAACCTGAAAAATAAATACCGGGTCATTCTGGCCCAAAACGGCAGCGAGGCCATTGAGTATCTTAAAAATGAGGCGATTCATCTGGTGCTTACTGATCTGCGCATGCCGGGACAGGGCGGTCTGGAGTTACTTCAGTACGTACGGCAACACCACAAACATATTCCCGTAATCATTGTTACTGCCTTTGGTTCGGTTGAAAACGCAGTGCAAGCAATGAAGATGGGGGCATACGATTACATCCTTAAACCAATAAAAATAGCTGAACTGCAACCGCTTCTCGAAAAAGCTTTGCAGTATGCTCAATTGCTTAGTGAGAATGTACAGCTGAAAGAACGCCTAAAGAAATATGAAGGTTTCAGGGAGATTATTACGGCCAACCTAAAAATGCAGGCTTTACTTGAAACGCTTAAACAGGTTGCCGCCACTCCGGCTACTGTGCTTATTGAAGGCGAATCCGGAACGGGAAAGCAGTTGGTGGCCGCTTCTGTTCATTACAAGAGCGCCAGGGCCGATAATCCCTTTATTGAGATTAACTGTGGCGCTATTCCTGAAAATCTGCTGGAAAGTGAATTATTCGGCCATGAAAGGGGTGCTTTTACCGGGGCCATCCATACCAAAAAAGGTAAATTTGAACTCGCGGATAAGGGTACTTTATTTTTAGACGAAATCGGAGAATTGCCTTTGGAATTACAGGTTAAGTTACTGCACGTCCTCGAAAATCAGAAATTCACCCGCGTGGGAGGCACACAATATATTAAAACAGATGCCCGTATTGTTGCTGCAACCAATCGTAGATTAACTGAAGAAGTCGAACAAAAGAGATTCCGCAGTGATCTCTATTACCGGTTAAAGGTAGTGTACCTGCAGATACCGCCTTTGCGAGAACGCAAAGAGGATATATCGCTTTTAGTACAATCTTTTACTGAAAAATATAACCGGTTAAACGCTAACGGACAGAGAAACATTGAAATATCAGATGAAGCCTTAAATATCCTGCAGTCGTACAATTGGCCGGGTAATGTGCGTGAATTGGAAAATATCATTCAGCAGGCAATTATCTTTGCCAAAGATGGGCTTATAACTGTAAACACACTTCCACCTGAAATCCGGGAAAATGCCATAAAACCATCCCTGACAAAAGAAGAACTTCGAGATGAAAAAAACAGACGCACCGAAACAATTATACGAGATATTGAATGTAGCTTTTTAAAACGTATTCTCAGTAAAACCAGGGGAAATATTACACGGGCGGCTGAAATTAGCGGCTATGACCGCAGACAAATACAAAACCTTACTAAAAAACATGACATCAACGCGGAAAACTTCAAATAA
- a CDS encoding SPW repeat protein: protein MSKLWQAWTNGILGIWLFIAAFLPFSPMGNLWDNLIVGVITGIAGFTIIKKKPWQGWTAGILGIWLIIAAFIPQLQAHVGNMWNGIIVGILLMIAGFGAFGSKAK from the coding sequence ATGTCTAAATTATGGCAAGCATGGACAAACGGGATTTTGGGAATTTGGCTTTTTATAGCCGCTTTTTTACCCTTCTCTCCAATGGGGAATCTGTGGGATAATCTGATAGTCGGCGTGATCACCGGCATTGCCGGATTTACGATAATTAAAAAGAAACCCTGGCAAGGCTGGACAGCCGGTATCTTGGGAATTTGGTTGATCATCGCCGCGTTCATTCCCCAACTTCAGGCTCATGTAGGCAATATGTGGAACGGGATTATAGTCGGTATACTGCTTATGATAGCTGGTTTTGGTGCTTTTGGGAGCAAAGCTAAGTGA